The following coding sequences lie in one Terriglobia bacterium genomic window:
- a CDS encoding DUF2817 domain-containing protein produces the protein MTSRSSCFKMQTALIILLLAVPLWAQSLKTPAEESGWSRYTQYEDVSRFLQAVDTASRETVVQIVGKTLEAKELRSANLYLCIITEEGIDNPKALNRNKPTVMIVASQHGNEQSAKEAALMLIRDLAVGERKPLLKQLNFLFIAQANPYGNFVNRRENEQGLDLNRDHVKLESPETRAIHMVFRAWMPEVTLDLHEKGDDYYRVSTGCVSNLNINPGLERYSREKIFPAIEKKVAADGFTWHEYLVSETVGSNQAAGAPDRPAQGQPREIQMRPSTTDLNDGRNSLGIYDSLSFIQECSSRRDTQTLQERSRWQYSGITGLLEAVAGDSKKVLSLVRGSRADLARRAGKPSPDNAVHLKMDYVRDPKEPELALKAFARAAGARGNPAQNPTVETQVVKNWLPKVESRLAVPRPLGYIIPAEHQDVVKTLLDHGISVGVFSKSTAVTAQTYQIREIVPAKVDYVAPERIDVEVKPGKVTTQKGDFYVSVEQPAANLISCLLEPQSEYGLIRYQMYKLVPQKGSSFPFVRVVNGKPAVVPYGAPAAKR, from the coding sequence ATGACGTCCCGATCGTCCTGCTTTAAAATGCAAACCGCCCTGATCATTCTACTGCTGGCTGTGCCGCTCTGGGCTCAGTCACTGAAGACACCCGCCGAGGAATCGGGCTGGAGTCGCTACACGCAGTATGAGGATGTTTCCCGTTTTCTTCAGGCCGTCGACACGGCCTCCAGGGAGACTGTCGTCCAGATTGTCGGCAAGACTCTCGAGGCGAAGGAACTCCGCTCCGCCAACCTCTACCTGTGCATCATTACCGAGGAAGGCATTGACAATCCCAAGGCCCTGAATCGCAACAAGCCGACGGTCATGATTGTGGCTTCGCAGCACGGCAACGAACAATCGGCCAAAGAAGCGGCGCTGATGCTCATACGCGACCTGGCCGTGGGCGAGCGCAAGCCGCTGTTGAAGCAACTCAACTTCCTCTTCATTGCACAGGCAAATCCCTACGGCAACTTCGTCAACCGGCGCGAAAACGAGCAGGGCCTGGACCTCAATCGCGATCATGTGAAGCTCGAGTCGCCCGAGACCCGGGCGATCCACATGGTGTTTCGCGCGTGGATGCCCGAAGTGACGCTCGACCTCCATGAAAAAGGGGATGACTACTACCGGGTATCAACAGGGTGCGTTTCGAATCTGAACATCAATCCCGGCCTCGAGCGCTATTCGAGAGAAAAGATCTTTCCGGCGATCGAAAAGAAGGTGGCCGCGGACGGCTTCACCTGGCATGAGTACCTGGTCTCGGAAACGGTGGGCAGCAACCAGGCCGCGGGCGCGCCTGACCGTCCGGCGCAGGGCCAGCCGCGCGAGATTCAGATGAGGCCGAGCACCACGGACCTGAATGACGGCAGGAACAGTCTCGGCATCTATGACAGCCTCTCGTTTATTCAGGAGTGTTCCTCGCGCCGTGACACGCAGACTTTGCAGGAGAGGTCGCGCTGGCAGTATTCCGGAATAACCGGCCTGCTCGAAGCAGTGGCGGGCGACAGTAAAAAGGTGCTTTCGCTGGTGCGCGGCAGCCGTGCGGATCTGGCTCGGAGAGCAGGCAAGCCTTCGCCCGACAATGCCGTACATCTCAAGATGGACTATGTCCGCGATCCCAAGGAGCCCGAGCTTGCGCTGAAAGCCTTTGCGCGTGCGGCCGGGGCGCGCGGGAATCCTGCTCAAAATCCCACCGTCGAAACGCAGGTGGTGAAAAACTGGCTTCCCAAGGTCGAGTCCCGGCTGGCAGTGCCTCGGCCGCTCGGCTACATCATTCCGGCGGAACACCAGGATGTAGTCAAGACGTTGCTGGATCACGGGATCAGCGTCGGCGTCTTCAGCAAGAGCACGGCTGTCACCGCTCAGACCTATCAGATCAGGGAGATCGTTCCGGCTAAGGTGGATTACGTGGCCCCGGAGAGAATCGATGTTGAAGTAAAGCCCGGCAAAGTCACGACACAGAAGGGCGATTTCTATGTCTCTGTTGAGCAGCCTGCCGCCAATCTCATTTCGTGCCTGCTCGAGCCGCAGTCCGAATATGGCCTGATCCGCTACCAGATGTACAAGCTCGTGCCGCAAAAAGGTTCCTCTTTCCCATTCGTTCGGGTCGTCAACGGCAAGCCGGCAGTAGTGCCGTACGGTGCGCCGGCGGCCAAACGATAG